One Plectropomus leopardus isolate mb chromosome 1, YSFRI_Pleo_2.0, whole genome shotgun sequence DNA segment encodes these proteins:
- the nsun3 gene encoding tRNA (cytosine(34)-C(5))-methyltransferase, mitochondrial: MSKYILSLLRFYIARRRVCLKSETPALTALRTLPSVNCHSGPDVLQLREQKETPKKQVTKRPKKERLPCQPVLDCFDQQYSQELGDLWEPARAVLLDPHSWQYGVMLNRFSTVTGITQILQSQGFSTLLPQTDDSALLPNGSSTTSDSKHKAEDSLLLSDNISKCHPNDSHLQPDSTSHVLSQDPQPEPSLSLSGTTLQCYIHPYLLRFPSQAHRPGQLKHYYLLNAASLLPVLALQVKDGEKVLDLCSAPGGKALAIMQCATPALLCCNEPDPHRRDWLAKTLESFLPRSLISSVIVSAQDGRSFGQSEAGTYDKVLVDAPCSNDRSWLYSGSSQQGVQRLRERARLPALQAQLLRSALSAVRPGGVVVYSTCTLSSSENCAVVKTVLKDCPEGVPEDLWEEIAIPLSKYFTFHPANPGHGHTPHKPALQPQNSTSSSYRHRLGILVVPQPGKTWGPMFLSRIRRRQ; encoded by the exons ATGTCTAAATATATCTTGTCATTACTTCGCTTTTACATTGCGAGGAGGCGAGTTTGCTTAAAAAGTGAGACCCCGGCGCTGACAGCTCTGCGGACGCTGCCGTCGGTTAACTGTCACTCGGGTCCCGATGTTTTACAACTGCGCGAGCAAAaagaaacacccaaaaaacag GTAacaaaaaggcccaaaaaagaaagattgcCATGTCAGCCAGTGCTGGATTGCTTTGACCAGCAGTACAGCCAGGAACTTGGAGACTTATGGGAACCTGCAAG AGCAGTGCTTCTGGACCCTCACTCTTGGCAGTATGGAGTTATGCTCAACCGCTTCAGCACTGTGACAGGCATCACACAGATTCTTCAATCACAGGGATTTTCCACATTGCTGCCACAAACAGATGACTCTGCATTGCTTCCTAATGGCTCCTCGACAACATCAGattcaaaacacaaagcagaagACTCTCTGTTGCTTTCTGACAACATCTCCAAGTGCCATCCTAATGACTCCCACCTCCAACCTGACAGCACCTCTCATGTGCTCAGTCAAGACCCTCAACCAGAGCCGTCACTCAGTTTGTCCGGTACGACATTACAGTGTTACATCCATCCATATCTTCTGCGGTTTCCCTCTCAGGCTCACAGGCCTGGCCAGCTGAAACACTACTACCTCCTGAATGCTGCCTCGCTGCTTCCAGTGCTGGCTTTGCAAGTCAAAGATGGAGAGAAGGTTTTGGATCTCTGCTCTGCCCCCGGGGGCAAAGCTTTAGCCATAATGCAGTGTGCCACCCCAg CACTTCTCTGCTGTAATGAACCAGACCCTCACAGACGGGACTGGCTGGCAAAAACCCTGGAGTCTTTTCTGCCCCGCTCACTAATCAGCAGTGTGATTGTGTCTGCACAAGACGGACGGTCTTTTGGGCAAAGTGAAGCAGGAACATATGACAAG GTTTTAGTTGATGCTCCATGTTCTAATGACAGGAGCTGGTTGTATTCTGGCAGCAGCCAGCAGGGGGTACAGAGACTGCGGGAAAGAGCCAGGCTGCCTGCGCTCCAGGCTCAACTGCTTCG GTCTGCACTGTCAGCGGTGCGTCCAGGGGGCGTTGTGGTCTATTCAACCTGCACTCTGTCCAGCTCTGAGAACTGTGCCGTGGTTAAGACAGTGCTGAAGGACTGTCCTGAGGGTGTACCTGAAGACCTATGGGAGGAGATTGCCATTCCTTTATCAAAATACTTTACGTTTCATCCTGCTAACCCTGGTCATGGACACACACCTCACAAGCCAGCCCTGCAGCCACAGAACAGCACTTCGTCCTCTTATCGCCACAGACTCGGCATTTTAGTGGTCCCTCAGCCTGGCAAGACCTGGGGACCCATGTTTTTGTCTCGGATTAGAAGAAGGCAGTAG
- the LOC121942625 gene encoding ATP synthase F(0) complex subunit C2, mitochondrial-like, whose protein sequence is MRVFLVSSTSTTNRQQIQNQHQLLWLTCPLRPIVMYACAKFVSTPSLVRAGSRALYRPLSAAVVSDARKAETASLLAPQSFVASQQQVAVRAFQTSAVSRDVDTAAKFIGAGAATVGVAGSGAGIGTVFGSLIIGYARNPSLKQQLFSYAILGFALSEAMGLFCLMVAFLILFAM, encoded by the exons ATGCGCGTGTTTCTCGTGTCTTCGACCTCTACTACAAACCG ACAGCAGATACAGAATCAGCACCAGCTCCTTTGGTTGACCTGTCCACTACGTCCCATCGTGATGTATGCCTGTGCTAAGTTCGTCTCCACACCCTCTCTG GTCCGTGCTGGATCTCGGGCACTGTACAGACCGCTCTCAGCAGCAGTAGTCTCGGATGCCAGGAAAGCAGAG actGCTTCCCTCCTGGCGCCACAGAGCTTTGTAGCCTCCCAGCAGCAGGTGGCGGTGCGGGCGTTCCAGACTAGTGCTGTGAGCCGTGACGTCGACACTGCTGCAAAGTTCATTGGAGCTGGAGCCGCCACTGTGGGAGTGGCTGGATCTGGAGCTGGAATCGGAACAGTGTTCGGTAGCCTTATTATCGGATATGCAAG GAACCCCTCTCTGAAGCAGCAGCTCTTCTCTTACGCCATCCTGGGCTTCGCTCTGTCTGAAGCTATGGGTCTCTTCTGTCTGATGGTTGCATTCCTGATTCTGTTTGCCATGTAA
- the rrad gene encoding GTP-binding protein RAD, with amino-acid sequence MTLNKGDKLRNMDKRRGSMPFPMNLPNLHRRSMPVDDRDLRATMPQTGQTDELSNLLRCTSYSPNEQHRGSCASDSSDSVISTSSETESQVYKVVLLGEHGVGKSSLARVFGGVEDAGHDCDEAGNTYDRSIVVDEEETSIMLYDIWEQDNSQWLKDQCMRMGDAYIIVYSVTDKSSFEKASELRIQLRRARQSENIPIILVGNKSDLVRSREVSVDEGSACAVVFDCKFIETSASLHHNVQDLFEGIVRQIRLRKDSKEENARRMANCRRRESIGKKAKRFLGRMVARKNKKMAFRQKSKSCHDLTVL; translated from the exons ATGACTTTGAACAAGGGTGACAAATTGCGGAACATGGACAAGAGAAGAGGAAGCATGCCTTTTCCCATGAATCTACCAAACCTACACCGAAGAAGCATGCCCGTAGACGACCGGGACCTGCGCGCCACGATGCCGCAGACGGGGCAGACCGATGAGCTGTCCAACCTCCTGCGCTGCACGTCCTACTCGCCGAACGAGCAACACCGAGGCAGCTGTGCGTCAGACTCCTCCGATTCCGTGATCTCTACCAGCAGCGAGACCGAGTCTCAGGTGTACAAGGTGGTTCTCCTCGGGGAGCACGGCGTCGGAAAGTCCAGCCTGGCGCGCGTCTTTGGAGGAGTTGAGGATGCTGGTCACGACTGCGATGAAGCAG gAAACACTTATGACAGATCTATCGTGGTGGATGAAGAAGAGACATCTATTATGTTGTATGACATCTGGGAACAG GATAACAGTCAGTGGCTGAAAGATCAGTGCATGAGGATGGGAGATGCTTACATCATTGTGTATTCGGTGACAGACAAATCAAGCTTTGAGAAAGCGTCAGAGCTGCGTATTCAGCTTCGCCGAGCCAGGCAGTCGGAGAATATTCCCATAATCCTTGTGGGTAACAAGAGCGACCTGGTTCGGTCCAGAGAGGTGTCTGTAGACG AGGGGAGCGCCTGTGCGGTGGTATTTGACTGCAAGTTCATCGAGACATCTGCATCCCTACACCACAATGTGCAGGACCTATTTGAGGGCATCGTGAGACAGATCCGCTTGAGGAAAGACAGCAAGGAGGAGAATGCACGACGCATGGCCAACTGCAGGCGTAGAGAGAGCATCGGCAAGAAGGCCAAGCGATTTCTGGGCCGCATGGTTGCACGTAAGAATAAGAAGATGGCTTTCAGGCAGAAGTCAAAGTCCTGCCACGACCTTACAGTTCTCTGA